A single genomic interval of Psychroserpens sp. NJDZ02 harbors:
- the uvrB gene encoding excinuclease ABC subunit UvrB, with the protein MKFKIQSEFKPTGDQPSAIKQLVAGLDSQDKYQTLLGVTGSGKTFTVANVIEETQRPTLVLAHNKTLAAQLYSEFKQFFPDNAVEYFVSYYDYYQPEAYIPTSGVYIEKDLSINEEIEKMRLSTTSSLLSGRRDVIVIASVSCLYGIGNPVEFQKNVITIEIDQQISRTKLLHQLVQSLYSRTEADFKHGNFRIKGDTVDIFPSYADDAFRIHFFGDEIEDIESFNIQTNEVVEKYEQLTIYPANMFVTSPDVLQNAIKSIQDDLVKQYDYFKEIGKHLEAKRLKERTEFDLEMIRELGYCSGIENYSRYLDGRDPGTRPFCLLDYFPDDYLMVVDESHVTISQVHAMYGGDRSRKENLVDYGFRLPAAMDNRPLKFEEFEALQNQVIYVSATPADYELQKTDGLYVEQIIRPTGLLDPIIEVRPSLNQIDDLIEEIQLRVEKDERTLVTTLTKRMAEELTKYLSRINVRVNYIHSDVDTLERVQIMQDLRKGIYDVLVGVNLLREGLDLPEVSLVAILDADKEGFLRSARSLTQTVGRAARNLNGKAIMYADKITKSMQKTMDETEYRREKQIAYNTSNNQVPKALNKSLDSALGKNSVSTYSYELEAARAAEPESEYLSKGELEKKIREKRKMMEGAAKALDFIIAAKLRDEIKMYQGKLEELKV; encoded by the coding sequence ATGAAATTCAAAATACAATCAGAGTTTAAACCAACAGGAGACCAACCTAGTGCTATTAAGCAATTAGTAGCTGGTTTGGATAGCCAAGACAAGTACCAAACGTTATTAGGTGTTACTGGCTCTGGTAAAACTTTTACGGTTGCTAACGTCATAGAAGAAACGCAACGACCAACCTTAGTTTTAGCCCATAACAAGACTTTAGCAGCGCAGTTATACTCTGAATTTAAACAGTTTTTTCCTGATAATGCTGTCGAGTATTTTGTATCCTACTACGATTACTACCAACCGGAAGCTTATATTCCAACATCTGGTGTCTACATAGAAAAAGATTTATCTATTAATGAAGAAATAGAGAAAATGCGATTAAGCACCACCTCTTCCCTATTATCTGGGCGTCGTGATGTTATTGTTATCGCATCAGTGTCTTGTTTATATGGTATAGGTAACCCTGTTGAATTTCAAAAAAACGTAATCACGATTGAAATTGATCAACAAATATCGCGTACAAAATTATTACATCAATTAGTACAAAGTTTGTATTCACGTACAGAAGCCGATTTTAAGCATGGAAATTTCAGAATAAAAGGAGATACAGTGGATATTTTCCCTAGTTATGCTGATGATGCCTTTCGTATTCACTTTTTTGGAGATGAAATTGAAGACATTGAATCCTTCAATATTCAAACGAATGAAGTCGTAGAAAAATATGAACAACTTACCATTTACCCTGCAAACATGTTTGTTACATCACCCGATGTATTGCAAAATGCCATAAAATCGATACAAGACGATTTAGTAAAACAATACGATTATTTTAAAGAAATAGGGAAACACTTAGAAGCAAAACGTCTCAAAGAACGCACCGAGTTTGACTTAGAAATGATAAGAGAATTAGGCTATTGTTCTGGTATCGAGAATTACTCGCGTTACCTTGATGGTCGTGATCCAGGCACACGTCCTTTCTGTTTACTAGATTATTTTCCGGACGATTATTTAATGGTAGTGGACGAGAGTCATGTTACCATATCACAAGTACACGCTATGTATGGTGGTGACCGAAGTAGAAAAGAAAACTTGGTAGATTACGGTTTTAGATTACCTGCTGCTATGGACAACAGGCCTTTAAAATTTGAAGAGTTTGAAGCCCTTCAAAACCAAGTCATTTATGTTAGTGCAACGCCTGCCGATTACGAACTACAAAAAACAGATGGTTTATATGTAGAGCAAATCATACGTCCCACAGGTTTATTGGATCCTATTATTGAAGTTAGACCTAGTCTGAACCAAATAGATGATTTAATTGAAGAAATTCAACTTCGTGTTGAAAAGGACGAACGTACTTTGGTAACGACTTTAACCAAACGTATGGCTGAAGAATTAACTAAATATTTAAGCCGAATTAATGTACGCGTAAATTATATACACAGTGATGTAGACACGTTAGAGCGTGTTCAAATCATGCAAGATTTACGTAAAGGTATTTACGATGTATTAGTTGGTGTTAACCTACTTCGTGAAGGTTTAGATTTACCTGAAGTCTCTTTAGTGGCTATTTTAGATGCCGATAAAGAAGGTTTTTTACGTTCGGCTAGATCTTTGACCCAAACCGTTGGTCGTGCTGCCCGTAACCTTAACGGAAAAGCGATTATGTATGCTGATAAAATCACTAAAAGCATGCAAAAAACAATGGACGAAACAGAATACAGACGCGAAAAACAGATTGCGTATAACACCTCTAATAACCAAGTTCCAAAAGCGTTGAACAAAAGTTTAGATAGTGCTTTAGGAAAAAACTCTGTAAGTACTTATAGCTACGAATTAGAAGCTGCTCGTGCTGCAGAACCTGAAAGCGAATATTTGTCTAAAGGAGAATTAGAAAAGAAAATTAGAGAAAAGCGTAAAATGATGGAAGGCGCAGCTAAAGCTTTAGACTTTATTATTGCTGCCAAACTACGTGATGAAATCAAAATGTATCAAGGTAAATTAGAAGAATTAAAAGTTTAG
- a CDS encoding sensor histidine kinase, with the protein MLSDSNHPILSDEIHDKDFLSTIENSLAIGSWELDVITNTLKWSSFTKKIHEVTKDYIPDVEHAINFYKEGIHREKITKLFNDALENEKKFDDEFIIVTAKGNEKWIRTIGHPRCVNGKCTAVRGVFLDITAKTIENKKTILKEKQFRSLFNYSLTGMALLSLEGNWLKVNHGICKILGYTEKEFLESNFIKQTHLEDKDLGIEELNLMLSGTLDNHQIEKRYIHKNGSSIHCVLSLTIVRDTNGDPKHFIANINDVSEIKKGQNKITDLLKVTSKQNDRLINFAHIVSHNLRSHGGNLEMLLKLKKEEYPESIADEYFPLIEKAVGNLNETIQNLNDVALYHSLDNNKLESLNLLHYTTNALSNIKGITLANNAEIKIIIDQETTVKAIPAYLDSIIINFLTNAVKYKRLDVDPKITLEAVKKQKHVTLTIRDNGQGIDLNKHGDKLFGMYNVFHKHKDSRGLGLFIAKNQIEAIGGKVNVESIVGEGTKFIIQFNHD; encoded by the coding sequence ATGCTTTCTGATTCTAACCATCCCATATTGTCTGACGAAATTCACGATAAAGACTTTTTATCAACCATTGAAAACTCTCTCGCTATTGGCTCTTGGGAACTTGATGTTATAACTAACACCTTAAAATGGAGTTCTTTTACTAAAAAAATCCATGAAGTTACTAAAGATTACATCCCTGATGTGGAACATGCTATTAATTTTTATAAGGAAGGAATACACAGGGAGAAGATTACAAAACTATTTAATGACGCTTTAGAAAATGAAAAAAAATTTGATGACGAATTTATAATTGTCACTGCAAAGGGCAATGAAAAATGGATAAGAACTATTGGACATCCTAGATGTGTTAATGGAAAATGTACAGCCGTACGAGGCGTTTTTCTAGATATTACGGCAAAAACGATAGAAAACAAAAAAACAATTTTAAAAGAAAAACAATTTAGATCTCTTTTTAATTACTCTCTAACCGGAATGGCACTTTTAAGTCTAGAAGGTAATTGGCTTAAAGTAAATCACGGTATTTGTAAAATTCTAGGCTATACCGAAAAAGAGTTCTTAGAATCTAACTTTATAAAACAAACCCATTTAGAAGACAAAGACCTTGGTATTGAAGAATTAAATTTAATGCTATCCGGTACTTTAGATAATCATCAGATAGAAAAAAGATATATACACAAAAATGGCTCTAGTATCCATTGTGTGTTATCCTTAACAATTGTTAGAGATACCAATGGGGATCCTAAACATTTTATTGCGAATATTAATGATGTCTCTGAAATAAAAAAGGGCCAAAATAAAATAACAGACCTACTAAAAGTAACATCAAAACAAAATGATAGGTTAATCAATTTTGCCCATATCGTATCTCATAATTTAAGATCTCATGGCGGAAACTTAGAGATGCTATTAAAATTAAAGAAAGAAGAATATCCTGAATCTATTGCTGACGAATACTTTCCCCTTATCGAAAAAGCAGTCGGTAATTTAAATGAAACTATTCAGAACCTAAATGACGTCGCACTGTACCACTCTTTAGACAATAATAAACTAGAATCTTTAAATCTACTGCACTATACCACAAATGCATTAAGTAATATAAAAGGTATAACTCTCGCAAATAATGCAGAAATAAAGATCATAATAGACCAAGAGACTACGGTTAAAGCTATACCCGCCTATTTAGATAGCATAATTATAAATTTCCTTACCAATGCAGTCAAATACAAAAGATTAGATGTCGATCCTAAAATAACATTAGAAGCAGTAAAAAAACAAAAGCATGTGACCTTGACCATTAGAGATAATGGACAAGGTATTGATTTAAACAAACATGGTGATAAATTATTTGGTATGTACAACGTGTTTCACAAACACAAAGACTCCAGAGGACTCGGGTTATTTATTGCAAAAAATCAAATAGAGGCTATTGGTGGTAAAGTAAACGTCGAAAGCATTGTTGGAGAAGGCACTAAATTTATAATACAATTTAATCATGACTGA
- the sucC gene encoding ADP-forming succinate--CoA ligase subunit beta, which produces MNLHEYQGKELLSSFGVRIQRGIVAQNAEEAVAAAKKLTEDTGTGWHVVKAQVHAGGRGKGGGVKLAKNLDAVKTIAGEIIGMDLVTPQTSAEGKRVHQVLICEDVYYPGDSEPEEYYMSVLLNRGNGRNMIMYSTEGGMDIETVAEETPHLIFTEEIDPATGILPFQARKIAFNLGLSGAAFKDMTKFVTALYTAYDKSDSSLFEINPVLKTSDDKIMAVDAKVTIDDNALFRHKDLAAMRDLREENAIEVEAGEQGLNYVDLDGNVGCMVNGAGLAMATMDLIKQAGGEPANFLDVGGTADAARVEIAFELILRDPAVKAILINIFGGIVRCDRVAQGVIDAYKNMGNISVPIIVRLQGTNADIAKKLIDDSGLDVMSATEFQEAADKVQAVLA; this is translated from the coding sequence ATGAATTTACACGAATATCAAGGAAAAGAATTATTAAGCAGCTTTGGCGTACGTATCCAACGTGGTATTGTAGCACAAAATGCTGAAGAAGCGGTTGCTGCAGCTAAAAAATTAACTGAAGATACTGGAACAGGATGGCACGTTGTTAAAGCGCAAGTTCATGCTGGTGGACGTGGTAAAGGTGGTGGAGTTAAGTTGGCTAAAAACTTAGACGCCGTTAAAACTATCGCTGGAGAAATTATAGGAATGGATTTGGTAACACCTCAAACTTCAGCAGAAGGTAAGCGTGTGCACCAAGTTTTAATATGTGAAGACGTATACTATCCTGGAGATTCTGAGCCAGAAGAATATTATATGTCAGTATTATTAAATAGAGGTAATGGACGTAACATGATTATGTATTCTACAGAAGGTGGAATGGATATTGAAACTGTTGCTGAAGAAACACCACATTTAATCTTTACAGAAGAAATTGATCCTGCAACAGGAATCTTACCTTTTCAAGCACGTAAAATTGCTTTTAACTTAGGTTTATCAGGAGCAGCTTTTAAAGACATGACTAAATTTGTAACAGCATTATATACTGCTTATGACAAGTCAGACTCTTCATTATTTGAAATCAACCCAGTTTTAAAAACTAGTGATGATAAAATAATGGCAGTTGATGCTAAAGTAACAATTGACGATAACGCGTTATTTAGACATAAAGATTTAGCAGCAATGCGCGATTTACGTGAAGAAAATGCTATTGAAGTAGAAGCAGGAGAACAAGGACTTAACTATGTAGATCTTGACGGAAACGTGGGTTGTATGGTAAATGGTGCTGGTTTAGCAATGGCAACTATGGATTTAATTAAGCAAGCAGGTGGAGAGCCAGCTAACTTTTTAGATGTTGGTGGTACTGCAGATGCAGCAAGAGTAGAAATTGCTTTCGAACTTATTTTAAGAGATCCAGCTGTTAAAGCAATTTTAATTAACATTTTTGGAGGTATCGTTCGTTGTGATCGTGTTGCTCAAGGTGTAATTGATGCTTACAAAAACATGGGTAACATTAGTGTACCAATTATTGTACGTTTACAAGGTACTAATGCAGATATCGCTAAGAAATTAATTGACGATTCTGGATTAGATGTAATGAGTGCTACAGAATTCCAAGAAGCAGCAGATAAAGTACAAGCAGTATTAGCTTAA
- a CDS encoding PPK2 family polyphosphate kinase — MKNSNSNDHKITSKIKLSDLPSQVDLGADKDTTEEELKRVRRKLGDLQDTMYAHGKYSVLVCLQGMDTSGKDSLIREVFKDFNARGVEVMSFKVPTELELKHDYLWRHYIKLPARGKFGVHNRTHYENVLVTRVHPEYILGEKLPFIHSVDDVNESFWDKRFEQINNFEKHLTDNGTLVFKFFMNLSKDEQRNRLLRRLEKKEKNWKFSAGDLKERKLWDQYMDCYEDAINRTSTENAPWYNIPADDKHTARLIVAQILYDTLKEYKDIKEPELDDKTKANLHLYKEQLNNE; from the coding sequence ATGAAAAATAGCAATAGTAATGACCATAAAATCACGTCTAAAATTAAGTTAAGTGACTTACCAAGTCAGGTTGATTTAGGAGCAGATAAGGATACTACGGAAGAAGAACTAAAAAGAGTAAGACGTAAATTAGGAGATCTTCAAGATACCATGTATGCGCACGGTAAATATTCCGTATTAGTCTGTTTACAAGGTATGGACACGTCTGGAAAAGATAGTTTAATACGTGAGGTTTTTAAAGATTTTAATGCAAGAGGTGTTGAGGTTATGAGTTTTAAAGTGCCAACTGAATTGGAGTTAAAACACGATTATCTATGGAGGCACTACATAAAATTACCGGCAAGAGGTAAATTTGGCGTCCACAACCGTACACATTATGAAAATGTATTAGTAACACGCGTACATCCAGAGTATATTTTAGGAGAAAAACTGCCATTTATTCATAGTGTTGACGATGTCAACGAGAGCTTTTGGGATAAGCGTTTTGAACAAATCAATAATTTTGAGAAGCACTTAACAGATAATGGGACTTTGGTTTTTAAATTCTTTATGAATTTATCAAAAGACGAACAACGTAATCGTTTATTGCGTCGTTTAGAGAAAAAAGAGAAAAATTGGAAATTTTCTGCAGGCGATTTAAAAGAGCGCAAGCTATGGGATCAATACATGGACTGCTATGAGGATGCTATAAACCGTACAAGCACAGAAAATGCACCTTGGTATAATATTCCTGCAGACGATAAGCACACAGCACGACTAATTGTAGCTCAAATTTTATATGATACATTAAAAGAATATAAAGACATAAAAGAACCAGAGTTAGACGATAAAACTAAAGCCAATCTCCATTTGTATAAAGAGCAATTAAACAACGAGTAA
- the lysA gene encoding diaminopimelate decarboxylase, which yields MQNSQLLKIAEDFGSPVYIYDADIIAAQYNRLTSAFKTVDQLKINYAVKALSNISVLKLMKQLGAGLDTVSLQEVQLGLAAGFDAENIIFTPNGVSLQEIETVAALGCQINIDNLSILEQFGTKHPKTPVCIRINPHVMAGGNTNISVGHIDSKFGISIHQIPHILRIVENTKMNINGIHMHTGSDILDIDVFLYASEILFETAKNFRHLDFIDFGSGFKVPYNAGDIETNIEEFGEKLTTRFNQFCAEYGRPLTLAFEPGKFLVSEAGQFLVNVNVVKQTTSTVFAQVDSGFNHLIRPMLYGSQHGIRNISNPEGRQRFYSVVGYICETDTFATNRRISEINEGDILAFSNAGAYCYSMASNYNSRYRPAEVLVYNGKAHLIRKRETFDDILNNQIEIDI from the coding sequence ATGCAAAACAGTCAATTACTTAAGATAGCAGAGGATTTTGGGAGTCCTGTATACATTTATGATGCAGATATTATAGCTGCACAATACAACCGTTTAACCTCTGCTTTTAAAACTGTAGACCAATTAAAGATTAATTACGCTGTTAAAGCCTTATCAAATATTTCCGTTTTAAAATTAATGAAACAGTTAGGTGCTGGACTAGACACAGTGTCTTTGCAAGAAGTACAATTAGGATTAGCTGCCGGATTTGATGCCGAAAATATCATTTTTACACCAAATGGTGTGTCGCTTCAAGAAATAGAAACTGTTGCAGCATTAGGGTGTCAAATTAATATTGATAACCTTTCTATATTAGAACAATTTGGAACTAAACATCCTAAAACACCAGTTTGTATTAGAATTAATCCACATGTAATGGCTGGTGGTAACACCAATATATCTGTTGGACATATCGATAGTAAATTTGGAATCTCAATACATCAGATTCCGCATATCTTACGAATTGTTGAAAACACAAAAATGAATATCAACGGAATCCACATGCATACCGGAAGTGATATATTAGATATTGATGTCTTTTTATATGCTAGTGAGATTTTATTTGAAACCGCTAAAAACTTTAGACATTTAGATTTTATAGATTTTGGATCTGGTTTTAAAGTCCCATACAACGCAGGAGATATAGAAACCAATATTGAAGAATTTGGAGAAAAATTAACCACGCGATTTAATCAGTTTTGCGCAGAGTATGGTAGACCATTAACCTTAGCTTTTGAACCAGGGAAATTTTTAGTTAGCGAAGCTGGTCAGTTTTTAGTTAACGTAAATGTGGTTAAACAAACAACCTCAACTGTTTTTGCCCAAGTAGACAGTGGTTTTAATCACTTGATAAGACCAATGCTATATGGCTCACAACATGGTATTAGAAATATTTCTAACCCAGAAGGCCGTCAACGTTTTTATAGTGTTGTCGGTTACATATGCGAAACAGATACTTTTGCAACTAACAGACGTATTTCAGAAATTAATGAAGGTGACATTCTAGCCTTTAGCAATGCCGGCGCGTATTGTTACTCTATGGCTAGTAATTATAACTCGCGTTACAGACCTGCAGAAGTTTTAGTTTATAATGGAAAGGCACATTTAATTAGAAAAAGAGAAACATTTGATGACATTTTAAACAATCAAATTGAAATTGATATATAA
- a CDS encoding M20/M25/M40 family metallo-hydrolase — protein sequence MKQLALFITFLLSLNVTAQSDQDALKTIYSQSLTNGNAYQWLDHLSNQIGGRLSGSVSAEKAVQYTKSELDKLGLDKVWLQEVMVPKWERGDKEVAHFTTNTSRFDVNICALGGSIATPKSGLEATVIEVKSFEELAEFGTKVKGKIVFFNGAMNPELIHTFEAYGGCSKQRYAGAYEASKLGAVGVIVRSLNLRQDDLPHTGSMGYMDLSNDQRIPSAAISTNDANKLSEALKKDTNLKFYFKQNCQQFEDVLSYNVIGEITGSEFPNEFMVVGGHLDSWDLGDGSHDDGAGVVQSMDVIRLLKESGIKPKRTIRVVLFMNEENGLRGGKKYAEEAKRKNENHVFALESDSGGFSPRGFSFDCSDAVLNKVLGWESLFKPYLIHYFEKGYSGADIGPLKNETIVMAGLRPDSQRYFDHHHAANDTFDAVNKRELELGAATMTSLVYLFDKYGTSDLPQVKEFKD from the coding sequence ATGAAACAACTAGCATTATTTATAACATTTTTACTATCATTAAACGTCACAGCTCAATCAGATCAAGACGCATTAAAAACCATTTACAGTCAATCTTTGACTAATGGAAATGCTTATCAATGGTTAGATCATTTGTCAAATCAAATAGGTGGTCGTTTATCAGGATCTGTAAGTGCAGAAAAAGCAGTGCAATACACAAAATCAGAACTAGACAAATTGGGATTAGATAAAGTGTGGTTGCAAGAGGTGATGGTCCCAAAATGGGAACGTGGGGATAAAGAAGTTGCACATTTTACAACTAATACTAGTAGGTTTGATGTTAATATTTGTGCCTTAGGAGGTTCTATTGCAACACCAAAATCAGGACTAGAAGCCACAGTTATAGAAGTTAAGAGCTTTGAAGAGTTGGCGGAATTCGGAACTAAGGTTAAAGGTAAAATAGTATTTTTTAATGGCGCAATGAATCCTGAGTTAATACACACTTTTGAAGCTTACGGCGGCTGTTCTAAACAACGGTACGCGGGTGCGTATGAAGCTAGTAAATTGGGAGCTGTTGGAGTTATAGTGAGATCTTTAAATTTACGTCAAGACGATTTGCCGCATACGGGAAGCATGGGATATATGGATTTATCAAACGACCAACGTATTCCATCAGCAGCAATTAGTACAAATGATGCAAATAAGTTGTCTGAAGCACTAAAAAAAGACACGAATTTAAAATTCTATTTTAAACAAAACTGTCAGCAGTTTGAAGACGTGTTGTCCTATAATGTTATTGGTGAAATTACAGGAAGCGAATTTCCAAATGAGTTTATGGTTGTTGGTGGACATTTAGACTCTTGGGATTTAGGAGATGGCTCTCATGATGATGGAGCAGGAGTAGTGCAATCTATGGATGTGATCAGATTATTAAAAGAAAGCGGAATCAAACCTAAACGTACCATCAGAGTTGTACTATTTATGAATGAAGAAAACGGGTTACGTGGCGGAAAGAAATATGCTGAAGAAGCTAAGCGTAAAAACGAAAATCATGTCTTTGCTTTAGAGAGTGATTCAGGAGGGTTTTCCCCTCGTGGATTTAGTTTTGACTGTAGTGATGCTGTATTAAATAAAGTGTTAGGTTGGGAGTCGTTATTCAAACCATATCTTATTCATTATTTTGAAAAAGGATATAGCGGGGCTGATATCGGGCCATTAAAAAATGAAACGATTGTAATGGCCGGTCTACGTCCAGATTCTCAACGTTATTTTGATCATCATCACGCCGCAAACGATACGTTTGATGCGGTAAATAAACGCGAGTTGGAGCTTGGTGCAGCAACAATGACAAGTTTAGTGTATTTGTTTGATAAGTACGGGACAAGTGATCTGCCACAGGTTAAGGAATTTAAAGATTAG
- a CDS encoding response regulator, protein MTDPIDLICIIDDDPIYAFAVQKLFKMNNFSNNCVIFKNGQEALEGLSNLFNEQDTLPDLILLDINMPIMDGWQFLEAYKSTSLYNKIPIFITSSSVDTLDVNKAETNSLVKGYVNKPLNLDSLTLIKSKCL, encoded by the coding sequence ATGACTGATCCAATAGATTTAATTTGCATTATTGACGACGATCCGATCTATGCTTTTGCGGTACAAAAACTTTTTAAGATGAATAATTTTTCTAATAACTGTGTTATTTTTAAAAATGGGCAAGAAGCTTTGGAGGGGTTATCAAATCTTTTTAATGAACAAGACACTTTACCAGACTTAATTTTATTAGACATCAATATGCCAATAATGGATGGTTGGCAATTTTTAGAGGCTTATAAAAGCACAAGTCTATATAATAAAATACCAATTTTTATCACCAGCTCCTCTGTGGACACGTTAGATGTAAATAAAGCAGAAACTAACAGTCTAGTAAAAGGTTATGTCAATAAACCTCTTAATTTAGACAGCTTGACTTTAATTAAAAGTAAGTGTCTTTAA
- a CDS encoding TerB family tellurite resistance protein gives MTNRVEKLSLLSEMIAFAKSDDNIKTVAYKFLLIVAQQLDVSREDFDYLVAHPLNCITLKSHSERIVQFHRMVLLMHTDQERSKKELSKLYNYGLRMGLNHESITRVLYLMEGFPNRMVPAEVLIDIFKVQYN, from the coding sequence ATGACAAACAGAGTAGAAAAATTAAGCTTATTATCAGAGATGATTGCGTTTGCAAAAAGTGATGATAATATTAAGACTGTTGCATATAAATTTTTACTAATAGTTGCTCAACAACTTGACGTATCCAGAGAAGATTTTGATTATTTGGTTGCGCATCCTCTAAACTGTATAACACTTAAATCGCATAGCGAGCGTATAGTGCAATTCCATAGAATGGTATTGTTAATGCATACGGATCAAGAACGTAGTAAGAAAGAATTATCTAAACTATACAACTATGGACTTAGAATGGGGTTAAATCATGAATCAATAACCAGGGTTTTATATTTAATGGAAGGGTTTCCTAATAGGATGGTTCCTGCCGAAGTCTTGATTGATATATTTAAGGTACAGTATAATTAA
- a CDS encoding M23 family metallopeptidase: MLFFQCKKEGQLAIDATKQEAKEDVVKLKKKVLDTFKITNGYDFPVGKPDAKRYYNAQGFQENYHLGDDWNGVGGGNTDLGDPIYAIANGYVSFAEDIEGGWGKVIRMVHHNPDKSKTESLYAHCSSILVSEGQYIVKGTIIGTIGTADGAYLAHLHLEIRDVLNLPIGPGYSEETEGYLNPTDYINNNR; encoded by the coding sequence TTGCTTTTTTTTCAATGTAAAAAAGAAGGACAATTAGCTATCGATGCTACAAAACAAGAGGCAAAGGAAGACGTGGTAAAACTTAAAAAGAAAGTGCTAGACACCTTTAAAATCACTAATGGGTATGATTTTCCTGTTGGTAAACCAGATGCAAAGCGCTATTATAATGCACAAGGCTTTCAAGAGAACTACCATTTAGGAGATGACTGGAATGGTGTTGGAGGAGGTAATACGGATTTGGGAGATCCAATTTATGCTATTGCAAATGGTTATGTATCTTTTGCAGAGGATATAGAAGGAGGTTGGGGTAAGGTGATTAGAATGGTGCATCACAATCCTGATAAATCTAAAACAGAATCGCTGTATGCGCATTGTAGTTCTATCCTAGTGTCTGAAGGGCAATACATAGTAAAAGGGACTATTATTGGAACCATTGGTACAGCTGATGGTGCTTATTTAGCGCATTTGCATTTGGAGATAAGGGATGTGTTAAACCTACCAATTGGTCCTGGATATTCTGAAGAAACTGAAGGATACTTGAATCCAACGGATTATATTAATAATAATAGATGA
- a CDS encoding DUF1456 family protein: MTNNDILKKLRVAHQLRDTDIVDILALVDFRVTKSELNALFRREDHPNYVECGDQILRNFLNGLVIHLRGPMPKKGEKPSGDDSAKAKPKKIDLNKTYNKSQKKSN; encoded by the coding sequence ATGACAAACAACGATATTTTAAAAAAGCTCAGAGTAGCGCACCAATTGCGTGATACAGATATTGTAGATATCTTAGCTTTGGTAGACTTTAGAGTGACTAAATCAGAACTAAACGCACTTTTTAGACGAGAAGACCATCCTAACTATGTAGAATGTGGCGATCAAATTTTACGTAATTTTTTAAATGGTTTAGTCATTCACTTAAGAGGGCCAATGCCTAAAAAAGGAGAGAAACCATCTGGCGATGATTCCGCGAAAGCGAAACCTAAAAAAATAGACTTAAACAAAACGTACAATAAGTCACAAAAAAAGAGCAACTAA